From Quercus lobata isolate SW786 chromosome 1, ValleyOak3.0 Primary Assembly, whole genome shotgun sequence, one genomic window encodes:
- the LOC115984967 gene encoding subtilisin-like protease SBT4.15, which produces MVRICMITFFLLATQLHWSFTHGSSDTIRKAYIVYLGEAPRLRSNAVVHQHNLLSSVIKDESIAQQARIHSYTKSFNAFAANLLPDEVQKLKENENVVSVFPSRVRKLHTTRSWDYLRMPLSVKRNLKIESNIIVGVLDTGVYMGAPSFNDKGVGPPPSKWKGRCQVVGKFIGCNNKVIGATFYNNDPKFPQRKPSPLDVNGHGSHTSSTIAGATIAGASLYGLGKGTARGGVPSARIAMYKVCWPEGCSDIDILAGLDDAIDDGIDVLSISIGGESNGFFDNPIAIGAFHAMKKGIFTACSAGNSGPYVYTVQNTAPWIMTVGAASMDMEFRTPIKLGNGKENDGLSINTFTPNKKMYPLTSAAIAANSTLSPGSSPWYCDQGKLDQKKVNGKIVVCKEAANETYIKSLGGIGVLISVIGKIDTSFTAIIPEALIDSSFGNTTLTYVNSTKAPQAVIYKSKRVPNAAAPFVASFSSRGPAMLTSTILKPDIVAPGIDILAAYSKLASLTGSPDDNRFDVYNIISGTSMSCPHVAAAAAYVKSFHPDWSPSAIKSALMTTATEMKVKDGLAEFAYGAGQIDPTSALQPGLIYDLSTLDYIRFLCNEGYTGTNLKLFTEDNTNCSSVHKFGGYDSLNYPTLYYQYDDPNSTISAIYYRTVTNVGFRNSTYKATVTAPKNLTVTVVPNKLSFTQLHQKKSFKVTLKAPPQFLQIFQYTHQSASLEWSDGTHRVKSPILISLSQPR; this is translated from the exons ATGGTTCGAATTTGTATGATCACCTTCTTCCTTCTGGCTACGCAGCTTCATTGGTCATTCACTCATGGTTCTAGTGACACAATTAGAAAg GCGTACATTGTGTATTTGGGAGAGGCACCGCGGTTAAGAAGCAATGCTGTTGTTCATCAACACAACTTGCTTTCTTCAGTAATTAAAGA TGAGAGTATTGCCCAACAAGCTAGAATACATAGCTACACCAAGAGTTTTAATGCATTTGCAGCAAACCTATTGCCAGATGAAGTTCAAAAACTAAAAG AGAACGAAAATGTGGTGTCAGTATTTCCTAGCAGAGTACGGAAACTTCATACAACAAGATCATGGGATTACTTAAGAATGCCTCTCTCAGTAAAGAGAAATCTTAAAATTGAAAGTAATATTATTGTTGGAGTATTAGATACAG GAGTTTATATGGGTGCTCCAAGTTTTAACGACAAAGGAGTAGGACCTCCTCCATCAAAATGGAAGGGTAGATGCCAAGTAGTAGGCAAGTTTATCGGCTGCAACAA CAAGGTAATAGGTGCAACTTTCTACAACAACGACCCCAAATTTCCCCAAAGAAAGCCATCCCCACTAGATGTTAACGGCCACGGCTCTCACACTTCATCCACCATAGCAGGTGCCACGATAGCAGGCGCAAGCTTGTACGGTTTAGGCAAAGGCACAGCTCGAGGTGGGGTTCCATCAGCACGCATTGCAATGTACAAGGTGTGTTGGCCTGAAGGTTGCAGTGATATAGACATTCTGGCTGGATTAGATGATGCCATTGATGACGGAATTGACGTGCTATCAATATCTATCGGTGGGGAGTCAAATGGCTTCTTTGACAATCCCATTGCGATCGGTGCCTTTCATGCAATGAAGAAGGGGATTTTCACAGCATGTTCAGCGGGAAATAGCGGTCCATATGTGTATACAGTGCAGAACACAGCTCCTTGGATAATGACGGTTGGTGCTGCTAGCATGGATATGGAGTTTAGGACTCCGATTAAACTTGGAAATGGCAAGGAAAATGAT GGACTTTCCATCAACACATTTACACCAAATAAGAAGATGTACCCTCTAACCAGCGCGGCAATAGCAGCCAATAGTACTTTATCGCCAGGTTCATCTCCCTG GTATTGTGATCAAGGGAAGCTAGACCAGAAAAAGGTCAATGGAAAAATTGTGGTATGCAAAGAAGCAGCAAATGAAACTTACATCAAGTCTTTGGGTGGGATCGGGGTGTTGATATCTGTCATAGGGAAGATAGATACGAGCTTTACAGCTATCATCCCTGAAGCCTTAATTGATTCTAGTTTTGGTAACACAACTCTTACATATGTCAACTCAACCAA AGCCCCTCAGGCTGTCATATACAAGTCCAAAAGAGTTCCCAATGCTGCTGCACCCTTTGTGGCTTCCTTTTCATCTCGAGGTCCAGCCATGCTCACTAGCACAATACTTAAG CCGGATATAGTGGCACCCGGGATAGATATACTTGCTGCTTACTCTAAACTTGCATCATTAACTGGGAGTCCTGATGACAACCGGTTTGATGTGTATAATATAATCTCTGGAACTTCAATGTCTTGCCCTCATGTGGCTGCTGCCGCTGCCTATGTCAAATCATTCCACCCTGATTGGTCTCCTTCTGCAATCAAATCGGCCTTAATGACAACTG CAACTGAAATGAAAGTCAAGGATGGTCTTGCTGAATTTGCCTATGGTGCTGGCCAAATTGACCCGACTAGCGCACTGCAGCCTGGTTTGATCTATGACTTGTCAACATTGGACTACATCCGCTTCCTATGTAATGAGGGCTACACTGGGACAAATCTAAAATTGTTCACTGAAGATAACACCAATTGCTCAAGTGTCCATAAATTTGGAGGATATGATTCCTTAAATTACCCAACATTGTATTATCAGTATGATGACCCTAACTCTACTATATCAGCCATCTATTATAGGACAGTTACAAATGTGGGCTTTAGAAATTCTACATACAAGGCAACTGTCACGGCGCCGAAGAATCTCACGGTCACTGTTGTTCCAAACAAACTATCTTTTACTCAGTTACACCAGAAAAAATCTTTCAAGGTTACACTAAAGGCGCCACCACAATTCCTCCAAATTTTCCAATATACCCATCAATCAGCATCATTGGAATGGAGTGATGGTACACATAGAGTTAAGAGTCCCATATTGATTTCGCTATCTCAACCACGATAG
- the LOC115950411 gene encoding uncharacterized protein LOC115950411 gives MVAVMESIGFADLVVVDAKGSVGGLCVMWKAGVSVQSVEHNNNLIAVKVADAIKDWIDEEKVGSRGGESSAPNFLKELFSEFGAIDLGFSGSKFTWARGKWGCAAIKRRLDRGVSSISWRLAFPKASVSHLGAIKSDHAPILLDTNPDEAFAHRPFRFKAAWIRDDSCVEVVEKAWNTSVRGSELVKLCKKQATTKDALRIWNRKIFGVCQNRINALMQNIKEVQNSTPQSIMAGQNRHNNVDALKVEDGRWITGSNQIRHAFLEHFKDLFREEEVSFPPYLEGLISPCISEEDNVNLSSIPTSEEIRSTLFHMQDPKALGPDGFLVLFYKEYWPIVGNDVISAVTSFFTLGSLPREVNSSLIVLIPKITNSSSVNHFRPISLCNVVYKVISKLLVAKMRPLMQKLISPCQSTFLPDRWIAENQVIVHEMLHSFKTKKVKTGLMTIKLDLQKAYDCVNWKFLHTVLSKFGFYEVFTNWILACVSSVSFEEVLSRILDYEFAQKNISGIKASIRGPSISHVMWSGQKINNNKSGVFFSKNTPSQNRRMIKGLLQMKGLKNDAIYLGSPLFRSRAPSKDFKFLQEKLESRLMGWRSRCLSWADRSTLIKSVVQALPNHTMSICSVPNTICDKLDTLTRRFWWKPREPEGRYLAWRSWDKLCQPKCKGGLGFRRAKDFNIALLAKLAWMIASNRDSLCMNLLRAKYKVKHTWFHSKLPKSASHTWKAIEKAKVIILQGACYLIGGGSSVSVWEDPWVPWIQGFSPKPREVAFSQIPMLVSQLINNELRYWNASLVNEIFDPESARAILSISLPFQPCPDKLIWVLDSKGKFTVKSAY, from the exons ATGGTAGCTGTAATGGAATCGATTGGGTTTGCCGATTTAGTTGTTGTTGATGCTAAAGGCTCTGTTGGTGGCCTATGTGTAATGTGGAAAGCGGGTGTCTCAGTTCAAAGTGTTGAACATAACAATAATCTCATTGCTGTTAAGGTTGCGGATGCTATTAAGGATTGGAT TGACGAAGAAAAGGTGGGCAGTAGAGGTGGAGAGTCATCGGCTCCTAATTTTCTAAAGGAGCTATTCTCGGAATTTGGAGCAATTGATCTAGGCTTCTCAGGAAGCAAATTTACCTGGGCTAGAGGCAAATGGGGCTGTGCAGCGATTAAAAGAAGGCTTGATAGGGGTGTTTCTAGCATATCTTGGAGATTAGCTTTTCCTAAAGCTAGTGTCTCACACTTGGGTGCAATCAAATCTGACCATGCCCCAATTCTGTTAGACACTAATCCAGATGAGGCTTTTGCACACAGACCTTTTAGATTCAAAGCAGCTTGGATAAGGGACGATAGCTGCGTTGAAGTTGTTGAGAAAGCTTGGAATACATCTGTCAGGGGGTCGGAATTGGTAAAGCTCTGTAAGAAGCAAGCAACTACAAAGGATGCGCTTCGTATTTGGAATAGAAAAATTTTTGGTGTTTGTCAAAACAGAATAAATGCACTTATGCAGAATATTAAGGAGGTCCAAAATTCCACCCCTCAATCCATAATGGCTGGACAGAATCG ACACAACAATGTCGATGCTTTAAAAGTTGAGGATGGTAGGTGGATCACCGGTTCGAACCAAATTCGTCATGCTTTCCTAGAACATTTCAAAGATCTGTTCAGGGAGGAAGAAGTATCTTTTCCACCTTATTTAGAAGGCTTGATTAGCCCTTGTATTTCTGAGGAAGATAATGTCAATCTCAGTAGCATCCCCACCTCTGAGGAAATTCGAAGCACTCTATTTCACATGCAAGACCCAAAAGCTCTGGGACCAGATGGTTTTCTTGTCCTCTTCTATAAAGAGTATTGGCCTATAGTGGGGAATGATGTCATCAGTGCTGTAACATCTTTCTTCACTCTTGGTAGTTTACCAAGAGAGGTTAATTCTTCCCTCATTGTCCTTATCCCAAAAATCACCAATTCATCATCGGTTAACCACTTCCGGCCAATCAGCTTATGTAACGTGGTATACAAGGTCATCTCTAAACTTCTGGTAGCAAAAATGAGACCTCTCATGCAAAAGCTCATATCTCCTTGTCAGTCTACTTTCTTACCAGATAGATGGATTGCTGAAAATCAAGTCATTGTTCATGAAATGTTACACAGCTTCAAAACCAAGAAGGTAAAAACTGGTTTGATGACCATTAAGTTGGATCTCCAAAAGGCCTATGATTGTGTCAATTGGAAATTCCTACATACTGTCCTATCCAAATTCGGTTTCTATGAGGTCTTCACAAACTGGATTCTCGCTTGCGTCTCTTCTGTTTCCTTCGAG GAGGTGTTGTCCAGAATTCTTGATTATGAATTTGCTCAGAAAAATATAAGCGGGATCAAGGCCAGCATCAGAGGCCCATCCATCTCCCATGTGAT GTGGTCTGGTCAAAAGATAAACAATAACAAATCTGgtgttttcttttcaaagaaCACCCCAAGTCAGAACCGTAGAATGATCAAAGGACTGCTTCAGATGAAGGGGCTAAAAAATGATGCAATCTACCTCGGCTCACCACTCTTCCGCTCAAGAGCTCCTTCGAAGGATTTCAAGTTTCTCCAGGAAAAGCTTGAGAGCAGACTCATGGGTTGGAGAAGCAGATGTCTATCCTGGGCTGACAGAAGTACTCTCATCAAGTCAGTGGTTCAAGCCTTGCCTAACCACACTATGTCCATTTGTAGTGTTCCTAATACTATCTGTGACAAGTTGGACACGTTAACCCGAAGATTCTGGTGGAAACCTAGAGAACCAGAGGGAAGATACCTAGCATGGAGATCATGGGACAAGCTATGCCAACCCAAATGCAAAGGAGGCCTTGGCTTTAGAAGGGCCAAAGACTTCAACATCGCATTACTAGCCAAGCTTGCATGGATGATTGCATCTAACAGAGATAGTTTATGCATGAACCTGCTAAGGGCCAAATACAAAGTCAAGCATACCTGGTTTCACTCGAAGCTACCCAAGTCAGCTTCTCATACTTGGAAAGCCATAGAAAAGGCCAAAGTAATCATTCTACAGGGAGCTTGCTATCTTATTGGGGGTGGGTCTTCAGTTAGTGTTTGGGAAGATCCTTGGGTCCCTTGGATTCAAGGTTTCTCTCCCAAACCAAGAGAGGTTGCTTTTTCTCAAATTCCAATGTTGGTATCCCAACTTATTAACAATGAGCTTCGCTATTGGAATGCATCTTTGGTTAATGAGATATTTGATCCTGAGTCAGCAAGAGCCATTTTGTCAATTTCCCTCCCATTCCAACCTTGTCCTGACAAACTCATTTGGGTGCTTGATTCTAAAGGAAAGTTCACTGTTAAATCAGCCTACTGA